One genomic segment of Clostridium estertheticum subsp. estertheticum includes these proteins:
- a CDS encoding protein-glutamate methylesterase/protein-glutamine glutaminase, with product MVKKIKVFVVDDSALMRKIISDMINAEAEMEVIGTARNGEELLSKIERLLPDVITLDIEMPHMDGITTLKRLKAVNKNVQAIMLSNSSKASTELTMQCLGLGAFDFIAKPSGAISLDVNKVKDELVQKIKLAYMQSESRTTTTFEKKNIINKVVSSNAIERPLKVAVPTVEAVVIGASTGGPKALYKVITVLPDNIGVPVLVVQHMPTGFTKAFAQRLNLNSKLKVVEASDGDLIQKNVVYIAPGGYHMEVGRDKKIHLNIEPTIWGVRPAVDKLFISATAVYGSRLLSVILTGMGRDGAIGTATIKDNGGITMAEHESTCTIYGMPKAAFETGKVDEVVPLENIAQEINRVVMRR from the coding sequence ATGGTTAAGAAGATAAAAGTTTTTGTAGTAGATGATTCAGCATTAATGAGAAAAATAATTTCTGATATGATTAATGCTGAAGCAGAAATGGAAGTTATAGGTACAGCAAGAAATGGTGAAGAATTATTATCAAAAATAGAACGATTGCTACCTGACGTAATAACTTTGGATATTGAAATGCCGCATATGGATGGTATAACGACGCTAAAGAGATTAAAAGCAGTTAACAAAAATGTACAAGCTATAATGCTTAGCAACAGTTCTAAGGCTAGTACAGAGTTAACTATGCAGTGCCTTGGACTAGGAGCTTTTGATTTTATTGCAAAACCCTCTGGAGCAATATCATTAGATGTAAATAAAGTTAAAGATGAATTGGTCCAAAAAATAAAATTAGCTTATATGCAAAGTGAAAGCAGAACTACCACGACTTTTGAAAAAAAAAATATTATAAATAAAGTAGTATCTAGTAATGCTATAGAGAGACCGTTAAAGGTAGCAGTTCCAACCGTTGAGGCCGTGGTTATTGGAGCATCTACTGGTGGTCCTAAAGCATTATATAAAGTAATAACAGTATTGCCCGATAATATAGGAGTACCAGTTTTAGTAGTGCAACATATGCCAACTGGTTTTACAAAGGCTTTTGCACAAAGGCTTAATTTAAATAGTAAATTAAAAGTTGTTGAAGCCTCTGATGGTGATTTAATCCAAAAAAATGTAGTTTATATTGCGCCTGGTGGATATCATATGGAGGTAGGCCGTGATAAGAAAATACATTTAAATATTGAACCAACTATCTGGGGGGTTAGGCCTGCGGTAGATAAGCTATTTATATCAGCAACAGCAGTCTATGGTTCCAGACTTTTAAGCGTTATACTTACGGGAATGGGACGCGATGGTGCAATAGGTACCGCAACTATTAAAGACAATGGCGGAATTACTATGGCAGAACATGAATCTACCTGCACCATATATGGCATGCCAAAGGCGGCTTTTGAAACTGGTAAAGTCGATGAAGTTGTACCGCTAGAAAATATTGCGCAGGAAATAAATAGGGTTGTAATGAGGAGATGA
- a CDS encoding CheR family methyltransferase, with amino-acid sequence MDLIEFQHWVLKEYSIDLSAYKSNQLHRRILSLMSRVGVSSVEEYISLLKKDPAQKQKFLDFITINVTEFFRNPEIFDELSKKIKSELPYNSGLKIWSAACSIGAEPYSLAMIVDNLNSRGNHKIIATDIDSTILQKAKNGEYVYSEVKNVPKQFMDKYFVVNGDKYIISPQIKKMVEFKKHDLILDNFDNNFDLVVCRNVVIYFNQDIKDKIYKKISDSLKKGGLLFVGATESIYNYKEYGFEKASTFIYKKL; translated from the coding sequence ATGGATTTAATAGAATTTCAGCATTGGGTCTTAAAAGAATATAGTATAGATTTGTCAGCGTATAAATCTAATCAGTTGCACAGACGAATTTTGAGCTTAATGTCAAGAGTGGGAGTTAGTTCCGTAGAGGAATATATTAGTTTACTTAAAAAAGATCCCGCTCAAAAACAGAAGTTCTTAGATTTTATAACAATAAATGTAACAGAATTTTTTAGAAATCCTGAAATATTTGATGAACTTTCAAAAAAGATTAAGTCAGAACTCCCATATAATTCAGGACTTAAAATTTGGAGTGCAGCATGTTCTATTGGAGCTGAGCCTTATTCACTAGCTATGATTGTAGATAATTTAAATTCTCGCGGAAATCATAAAATTATAGCTACAGACATCGATAGTACAATACTTCAAAAAGCGAAAAATGGAGAGTATGTTTATTCAGAAGTTAAAAATGTTCCCAAACAATTTATGGACAAATATTTTGTAGTTAATGGGGACAAATACATAATTAGTCCTCAAATTAAAAAAATGGTTGAATTTAAGAAACATGATCTTATTTTAGATAATTTTGATAATAATTTTGATTTAGTAGTGTGCAGAAATGTAGTTATTTATTTTAATCAAGATATTAAGGATAAAATATATAAAAAAATAAGTGATTCATTAAAAAAAGGTGGTTTATTATTTGTAGGTGCAACTGAAAGTATATATAATTATAAAGAGTATGGATTTGAAAAAGCATCCACATTTATCTATAAAAAATTATAG
- a CDS encoding chemotaxis protein CheD, whose product MEYNEIKVGIADLNVVLSPDKLITVGLGSCVGIAIFDKYIGIAGLAHIMLPDSSQFNKITNEIKFADLAIPILVTKMISKGAKLCNMRAKIAGGASMFNFSDKSIIMDIGNRNSIAVKNALKMLSIPLLAEDIGGNKGRTLIFDTTNGLLSIRTVGMGTVEI is encoded by the coding sequence ATGGAATATAATGAGATAAAGGTAGGAATTGCAGATTTGAATGTAGTACTTTCACCAGATAAATTAATAACTGTTGGGCTTGGATCTTGTGTGGGTATTGCAATTTTTGATAAATATATAGGAATTGCAGGACTAGCACACATAATGCTTCCAGACAGTAGTCAGTTTAATAAAATAACAAATGAAATAAAGTTTGCAGATTTGGCTATACCTATTTTAGTTACTAAAATGATTAGTAAAGGTGCGAAGTTATGCAATATGCGGGCTAAAATAGCAGGTGGAGCATCAATGTTTAATTTTTCTGATAAAAGTATAATTATGGATATTGGTAATCGAAATAGTATAGCAGTGAAAAATGCTCTAAAAATGCTATCTATCCCGCTACTCGCGGAAGACATCGGTGGTAATAAAGGCAGAACTTTAATATTTGATACAACTAATGGTCTACTGTCTATTAGGACTGTAGGAATGGGAACCGTGGAGATTTAA